In Zingiber officinale cultivar Zhangliang chromosome 6A, Zo_v1.1, whole genome shotgun sequence, a single genomic region encodes these proteins:
- the LOC121996248 gene encoding 40S ribosomal protein S11-like yields MAEQTEKAFLKQPKVFLSSKKSGKGKKPGKGGNRFWKNIGLGFKTPREAIEGTYIDKKCPFTGTVSIRGRILAGTCHSAKMNRTIIVRRNYLHYVKKYQRYEKRHSNIPAHISPCFRVKEGDHVIIGQCRPLSKTVRFNVLKVIPAGSTGGGGKKAFVAA; encoded by the exons ATGGCGGAGCAG ACTGAGAAGGCCTTTCTTAAGCAGCCGAAAGTGTTTCTTAG CTCAAAGAAATCTGGAAAGGGGAAAAAACCAGGTAAGGGTGGCAACAGATTTTGGAAGAACATTGGGCTTGGGTTCAAGACTCCGAGGGAAGCCATTGAAG GGACTTATATTGATAAGAAGTGCCCATTCACTGGAACCGTGTCAATTAGAGGCCGCATTTTGGCTGGTACGTGCCATAGTGCAAAAATGAACAGAACCATTATTGTCAGGAGAAATTATCTTCACTATGTGAAGAAATATCAAAG ATATGAGAAGAGGCATTCAAACATCCCAGCACATATTTCTCCCTGTTTCCGAGTGAAGGAGGGTGACCATGTTATCATTGGGCAGTGCAG ACCCTTGTCTAAGACAGTAAGGTTCAATGTGCTGAAAGTCATTCCAGCTGGATCGACTGGTGGCGGTGGCAAGAAGGCCTTTGTGGCTGCTTGA